Proteins from one Salinispora arenicola genomic window:
- a CDS encoding SDR family oxidoreductase, which translates to MRPEALTPPVCPAGRDLLAGRVVAVTAAAGTGIGAAVVERCLDEGAFVMISDQHVRRLAESHERLSVGHPGRVRSLPCDVTDERAVGALVDATVRDYGRLDVMINNAGLGGTGSVMELTDDEWLRVLDVTLTGTFRCTRAAVRQMLAQGGGGVVINNASVLGWRAQAGQAHYAAAKAGVMAFTRCAAMDVAPYGIRVNAVAPSLAMHPFLSKVTGADLLAELSGREAFGRAAQPWEVAAVMAFLASDYASYLTGEVVSVSSQHP; encoded by the coding sequence ATGAGGCCGGAGGCGCTGACGCCGCCAGTCTGCCCGGCTGGTCGGGACCTGCTCGCGGGCAGGGTGGTGGCGGTGACCGCGGCGGCGGGAACCGGTATCGGGGCGGCCGTGGTCGAGCGTTGCCTGGACGAGGGCGCGTTCGTGATGATCAGCGATCAGCACGTCCGGCGGCTCGCCGAGAGCCACGAGCGGCTCTCGGTCGGCCACCCGGGGCGGGTCCGGTCGCTGCCCTGCGACGTGACCGACGAGCGAGCCGTCGGCGCGCTGGTCGACGCCACCGTGCGTGACTACGGGCGGTTGGATGTGATGATCAACAACGCCGGGCTCGGCGGCACCGGGTCGGTCATGGAGTTGACGGACGACGAGTGGTTGCGGGTGTTGGACGTGACCCTGACCGGCACGTTCCGCTGCACCCGGGCGGCGGTACGGCAGATGCTGGCGCAGGGCGGTGGCGGCGTGGTGATCAACAATGCTTCGGTACTGGGCTGGCGCGCCCAGGCCGGCCAGGCGCACTACGCGGCGGCCAAGGCGGGAGTGATGGCGTTCACCCGGTGCGCGGCGATGGACGTGGCGCCGTACGGTATCCGCGTCAACGCCGTGGCGCCGAGTCTCGCCATGCACCCTTTCCTGTCGAAGGTGACCGGTGCGGACCTGCTCGCCGAGCTCTCCGGCCGGGAGGCGTTCGGCCGGGCGGCGCAGCCCTGGGAGGTCGCGGCCGTCATGGCCTTCCTGGCCAGTGACTACGCCTCGTATCTCACGGGTGAGGTGGTGTCGGTCAGTAGTCAGCATCCCTGA
- a CDS encoding enoyl-CoA hydratase: MTQDELVRLERQGATAVVTMNRPRYRNAQNSAMTYALDSAFAQAVDDDSVAVIVLAGAGEHFSAGHDIGSPGRDVEKTFERRAVLWWDHVGRAGADHRYAREMEVYLGMCRRWRELPKPTIAMVQGACLAGGLMLAWVCDLIIAAEDAYFADPVVRMGIPGVEYFAHPWMLGSRFAKEILFTGDRFDARRAYEVGMVNRVVPRTDLVSHTLGVAKRIAEMPRFGLALTKRAVNQAEDLMGMRPGMDAAFGLHHLAHAHNAEVAGDPLAGMNAERMKARARS; this comes from the coding sequence GTGACGCAGGACGAGTTGGTGCGACTGGAGCGCCAGGGCGCGACGGCGGTGGTCACGATGAACCGGCCCCGCTACCGAAACGCCCAGAACTCCGCGATGACCTATGCCCTCGACTCCGCATTCGCCCAGGCCGTGGACGACGACTCGGTCGCGGTCATCGTGCTCGCCGGCGCCGGCGAGCACTTCTCCGCGGGCCACGACATCGGCTCGCCCGGCCGCGACGTCGAGAAGACCTTCGAGCGCCGCGCGGTGCTGTGGTGGGACCACGTCGGTAGGGCCGGCGCCGACCATCGATACGCCCGGGAGATGGAAGTCTATCTTGGCATGTGCCGGCGCTGGCGGGAGCTGCCGAAGCCGACCATCGCCATGGTGCAGGGTGCCTGCCTCGCCGGTGGGCTCATGCTGGCCTGGGTCTGCGACCTGATCATCGCGGCGGAGGACGCGTACTTCGCCGACCCCGTCGTGCGGATGGGCATCCCCGGTGTGGAGTACTTCGCGCACCCGTGGATGCTGGGGTCACGCTTCGCCAAGGAGATCCTGTTCACCGGTGACCGGTTCGACGCCCGGCGCGCGTACGAAGTCGGCATGGTCAACCGGGTCGTCCCCCGCACGGACCTGGTGTCCCACACCCTCGGCGTGGCGAAGCGAATCGCCGAGATGCCCCGCTTCGGCCTGGCGCTGACGAAACGGGCGGTCAACCAAGCGGAGGACCTGATGGGAATGCGCCCGGGAATGGACGCCGCCTTCGGTCTGCACCATCTCGCCCACGCGCACAACGCGGAGGTGGCGGGCGACCCGCTGGCCGGAATGAACGCCGAACGCATGAAAGCGCGGGCGCGATCGTGA
- a CDS encoding alpha/beta hydrolase family protein, producing MNPALGTRPVVPVLSVAPVTIPAPGRVVDLELRVSAPVTGSSQPVVLLSHNHGPSNLSSWRGYGPLVEVLAACGFVVVQPTHLDSKVLGLREANVAEAPLYWRSRATDLSYVIDNLDTIEAAVPTLDKRIDRKRIAAVGHSAGGHTVSLLLGRRLNDPEDGSVVDLSDTRVRAGVILSGLGRGGDALSEYARENYPFLQTSDFSTMTTPALVVAGDQEAERTNVVGASWPEDPYTLSPAPKALLTVFGGEHSLGGIVGYGAAETTDEDRDRVAAVGAIVGAYLLTTLGVDDRAWEMAKGELESSPEPQGRVVDK from the coding sequence GTGAATCCTGCGCTCGGTACCCGCCCGGTTGTCCCCGTCCTGTCCGTCGCTCCCGTCACCATCCCGGCACCCGGTCGGGTAGTGGACCTCGAACTGAGGGTGTCGGCACCCGTCACCGGCTCGTCCCAGCCAGTCGTGCTGCTCTCGCACAACCACGGGCCGTCGAACCTCTCCTCGTGGCGCGGGTACGGCCCGCTCGTGGAGGTTCTGGCAGCGTGCGGATTCGTTGTCGTCCAGCCAACCCACCTGGACTCGAAGGTCCTCGGCCTGCGCGAGGCGAACGTCGCCGAGGCCCCGCTCTACTGGCGCTCACGAGCGACCGACTTGTCGTACGTCATCGACAATCTCGACACGATCGAGGCCGCCGTGCCCACACTCGACAAACGGATCGACCGGAAGCGCATCGCGGCCGTCGGGCATTCGGCGGGCGGCCACACCGTCTCCCTACTCCTCGGCCGTCGCCTCAACGACCCCGAGGACGGTTCGGTCGTTGATCTGTCCGACACCCGCGTTCGCGCCGGGGTGATCCTCTCGGGCCTCGGGAGGGGCGGCGACGCCCTGAGCGAGTACGCGAGGGAGAACTATCCGTTCCTTCAGACGTCCGACTTCAGCACGATGACCACCCCCGCGCTCGTGGTCGCCGGTGATCAGGAAGCCGAACGGACCAACGTGGTCGGTGCCTCCTGGCCTGAGGATCCGTACACCCTGTCTCCCGCGCCGAAGGCTCTGCTGACAGTGTTCGGGGGCGAGCACAGTCTCGGCGGAATCGTCGGCTACGGCGCGGCGGAGACGACGGACGAGGACCGCGACCGTGTCGCGGCAGTGGGCGCGATAGTCGGCGCCTACCTACTCACCACGCTCGGGGTCGACGACCGTGCCTGGGAGATGGCGAAAGGCGAACTGGAGTCCTCACCCGAACCGCAGGGACGCGTTGTTGACAAGTAG
- a CDS encoding acyl-CoA dehydrogenase family protein: protein MTQASAMNLDLDDEARTFRAEVRSWLTANAPTAPLPPMDTADGDAAHRAWERHLAQARLSVVSWPTAYGGRNVPPLHWLIFEEEYHLARAPARINQNGLFLLAPTLFTHGTAEQRTRLLPRMARADDVWAQAWSEPDAGSDLAAIRSRAVRTDGGWLLSGQKTWSSRAAHADRAFGLFRTGADRHQGLTYLMFDLHADGVTVRPIRQLGGATGFAEIFLDRVFVPDADVLGEVDQGWAVAMSTAGHERGLSLRSPGRFTAAAQRLVRLWLRSGDQADRSLRDRVVDVWIAAQAYRMHSYGTATRRADDHTPGQQRGPVALSGGGHAASMTKVYWSELDVALHEVALDLLGPYAETGGRRTDPAGRADDDGSGDAWLDGYLFSLAGPIYAGTNEIQRTVIAERVLGLPRDRR, encoded by the coding sequence GTGACACAGGCCAGCGCGATGAACCTCGACCTCGATGACGAGGCCCGCACGTTCCGGGCAGAGGTCCGATCGTGGCTGACCGCGAACGCGCCCACCGCACCGCTACCGCCGATGGACACCGCCGACGGCGACGCGGCCCACCGAGCATGGGAAAGGCACCTCGCCCAGGCCCGCCTGTCGGTGGTGTCCTGGCCCACCGCCTACGGCGGGCGCAACGTCCCACCCCTGCACTGGTTGATCTTCGAGGAGGAGTACCACCTCGCGCGCGCCCCGGCGAGGATCAACCAGAACGGGCTCTTCCTGCTGGCACCCACCCTGTTCACCCACGGCACCGCCGAGCAGCGCACACGGCTGCTACCCCGGATGGCTCGGGCGGACGACGTGTGGGCACAGGCGTGGTCGGAGCCGGACGCCGGCAGCGACCTGGCCGCCATCCGCTCCCGTGCGGTACGCACCGACGGCGGGTGGCTCCTGTCGGGGCAGAAGACCTGGAGTTCCCGCGCGGCACACGCCGATCGCGCGTTCGGGCTCTTCCGCACCGGCGCAGACCGTCACCAGGGCCTGACCTACCTGATGTTCGACCTTCACGCTGACGGTGTCACGGTCCGCCCGATCCGCCAGCTGGGCGGTGCCACCGGCTTCGCCGAGATCTTCCTGGACCGGGTGTTCGTGCCCGACGCCGACGTACTCGGCGAGGTGGACCAGGGCTGGGCCGTGGCGATGAGCACCGCAGGTCACGAGCGTGGGCTGTCGCTGCGCAGCCCAGGACGGTTCACCGCCGCGGCCCAGCGGCTCGTGCGGCTGTGGCTCCGATCCGGCGACCAGGCCGACCGGTCCCTCCGAGACCGCGTCGTCGACGTGTGGATCGCCGCCCAGGCGTACCGGATGCACAGCTATGGCACGGCCACCCGGCGGGCCGACGACCACACGCCCGGGCAGCAGCGGGGACCGGTAGCGTTGTCGGGTGGTGGCCACGCCGCCAGCATGACCAAGGTCTACTGGTCGGAACTGGACGTCGCCCTGCACGAGGTGGCGCTCGACCTACTCGGGCCGTACGCCGAAACAGGTGGCCGCCGGACGGATCCGGCTGGCCGAGCAGACGATGACGGCAGCGGGGACGCCTGGCTGGACGGCTACCTGTTCTCCCTGGCCGGTCCGATCTACGCCGGCACCAACGAAATCCAACGCACGGTGATCGCCGAGCGGGTACTCGGCCTGCCCCGGGATCGACGATGA
- a CDS encoding acyl-CoA dehydrogenase family protein — MTPEQQALRMSVRGVLARHASGRSIAELTEATIDDDAELWRMLCGQIGVAGLAVPERFGGLGAGLVETHVVVDELGRNLTPSPMLGCAVLAGQALLHTEDESACRRILPDLVAGRRLAALGWTDHHGDWDPHRPAYAATEDGRLTGEAHYVLDAHRADVLLVAAGTPEGTRLFEVDARHAGVHRRLVTTMDLTRRLGVVTLDEAPGRQLGGTNPLERVRDIASVALSGEQVGAAARALELTVAHALTRVQFGRPIGGFQAVAHRLADLHVEVDSARSLSYAAASSLDSDAADAPLLAAGAAVYCAEALERAAAEMIQLHGGIGITWEHDAHRYFKRAHGAAHLFGHPRAHVARLAETVIGRDGGGPPATSSDRCADAQRPGPESSTSRTG; from the coding sequence ATGACGCCGGAGCAGCAGGCCCTGCGGATGAGCGTCCGCGGTGTCCTGGCTCGGCACGCCTCCGGCCGATCCATCGCCGAGCTGACCGAGGCGACCATTGACGACGATGCCGAGCTGTGGCGGATGCTGTGTGGCCAGATCGGCGTGGCGGGTCTGGCGGTGCCCGAACGATTCGGTGGGCTCGGAGCCGGGCTCGTGGAGACCCATGTCGTGGTGGACGAGCTGGGTCGTAACCTCACGCCCTCGCCGATGCTCGGCTGCGCGGTTCTCGCCGGTCAGGCGTTGCTGCACACCGAGGACGAGTCGGCCTGCCGCCGGATCCTGCCCGACCTGGTCGCCGGCCGGCGGTTGGCCGCACTCGGCTGGACGGACCACCACGGTGACTGGGATCCACACCGGCCCGCCTACGCCGCGACGGAGGACGGCCGGCTCACCGGTGAGGCGCACTACGTGCTCGACGCGCACCGGGCCGACGTACTGCTGGTCGCCGCGGGCACACCCGAGGGAACCCGGCTGTTCGAGGTGGACGCCCGGCACGCCGGCGTACACCGACGCCTGGTCACCACCATGGACCTCACCCGCCGACTGGGGGTGGTCACGCTGGACGAGGCGCCTGGTCGTCAGTTGGGCGGAACGAACCCACTGGAGCGGGTCCGGGACATCGCCTCCGTCGCGCTCAGCGGCGAGCAGGTCGGCGCCGCCGCCCGAGCCCTGGAGCTGACCGTGGCACACGCCCTGACCCGGGTACAGTTCGGCCGGCCCATCGGCGGATTCCAGGCGGTCGCGCACCGGCTGGCCGACCTGCACGTGGAGGTGGACAGCGCCCGGTCCCTGTCGTACGCGGCAGCGTCGAGCCTCGACTCCGACGCGGCCGACGCACCCCTGCTTGCGGCGGGAGCCGCGGTCTACTGTGCCGAGGCACTGGAACGGGCAGCCGCCGAGATGATCCAGCTCCACGGTGGCATCGGCATCACCTGGGAGCACGACGCCCACCGCTACTTCAAACGGGCGCATGGAGCGGCCCACCTGTTCGGGCACCCGCGGGCACACGTCGCCCGACTCGCGGAGACGGTCATCGGCCGGGACGGCGGCGGCCCGCCGGCTACCAGCTCCGACCGCTGCGCGGACGCGCAACGGCCCGGCCCCGAATCGTCGACGTCGCGGACGGGGTAA
- a CDS encoding acyl-CoA dehydrogenase family protein: MILTLSTEQEQFATVLHTMLTEADIPTVAQRWAADDPSPGQLVWRQLADLGVTGLAVPTRWGGLAAHPADIVVACEELGHHALPGPVAESIAAIPTLLTALGDDALCETWLPRLATGELVGTLTVPPHVPYATDADVAALVLRAGAQTLRLGVPGARLRSVDDTRRLTEVIDGALLADGPAVGSAVAHALDAGALACAAQLLGAGHALLEASVRYAGQRTQFGRPVGQFQAVKHMLADVAIGLEFARPLLFAAAVALADQPPTAARDVSAAKVACADAARRAARTALQVHGAIGYARESGLDSWLTRIWALVRAWGTQSWHRGRIMAAVTDGGRT, translated from the coding sequence ATGATACTGACGCTCTCCACGGAGCAGGAACAGTTCGCCACTGTCCTGCACACGATGCTGACCGAGGCGGACATTCCCACCGTCGCCCAACGGTGGGCCGCCGACGACCCTTCTCCCGGACAGCTGGTCTGGCGCCAACTGGCCGACCTCGGAGTGACCGGCCTGGCGGTGCCGACGCGGTGGGGCGGGCTGGCCGCGCACCCGGCGGACATCGTCGTCGCGTGCGAGGAACTCGGGCACCACGCCCTGCCCGGTCCGGTCGCCGAATCCATCGCCGCCATACCCACGCTGCTCACGGCACTCGGCGACGACGCCCTGTGCGAGACCTGGCTGCCACGGCTGGCCACGGGCGAGCTGGTCGGTACGCTCACCGTGCCGCCCCACGTACCGTACGCGACGGACGCCGACGTCGCCGCCCTGGTACTGCGTGCCGGCGCGCAGACGCTGCGCCTCGGGGTGCCGGGAGCGCGGCTGCGCTCGGTGGACGACACCCGTCGGTTGACCGAGGTTATCGACGGTGCGCTGCTGGCCGACGGCCCGGCCGTCGGCTCGGCCGTCGCCCACGCCCTCGACGCCGGCGCGCTGGCCTGTGCGGCGCAGCTTCTCGGAGCGGGTCACGCGCTGCTCGAGGCGAGCGTCCGATACGCGGGCCAACGAACTCAGTTCGGCCGACCTGTCGGGCAGTTCCAGGCGGTCAAGCACATGCTCGCCGACGTGGCCATCGGCCTCGAGTTCGCCCGGCCACTGCTGTTCGCCGCAGCGGTGGCCCTCGCCGACCAGCCCCCCACGGCCGCCCGAGACGTCTCCGCCGCGAAGGTGGCGTGCGCGGACGCCGCCCGCCGGGCCGCCCGTACGGCCCTACAGGTCCACGGGGCGATCGGGTACGCCCGGGAGTCCGGCCTCGACTCCTGGCTGACCAGAATCTGGGCGCTGGTGCGGGCGTGGGGAACCCAGTCCTGGCACCGGGGTCGGATCATGGCCGCGGTGACCGACGGCGGTCGGACATGA
- a CDS encoding acyl-CoA dehydrogenase family protein, translated as MHDDEFRRAVRAWLAENVSDELRGAGGPGREHEAYRERLAFDRRLAAAGWTCLGWPVEHGGRGATLAQQVAFHEEYARAGGPARVGYLGEELLGPTLIAYGTPAQRRRFLPRIRAVEELWCQGYSEPGAGSDLAAVATRARLVGDEWVIDGQKVWTSLAHVADWCFLLARTHSPGTRPRQAGLSYLLVPMRQPGVTVRPIRQLTGTSEFNEVFFAGARTSRDMVVGEVGQGWRVAMGTLTFERGAATLGQQVGFQRELDALVSLARHRGVAGEPQVRDTLTRAFIGLWALRAHTLHTMTEVDGQGPGQGASTVKLLWSRWHQRLGELAMQVRGASGAVARDAPYDLDEWQRLFLFSRADTIYGGSDEIQRGIIAERVLGLPRQARG; from the coding sequence GTGCACGACGACGAGTTCCGGCGGGCGGTGCGCGCCTGGCTGGCCGAGAATGTGAGCGACGAACTGCGGGGCGCGGGTGGACCGGGCCGAGAGCATGAGGCATACCGCGAACGGTTGGCTTTCGACCGTCGGCTCGCCGCCGCCGGCTGGACGTGTCTCGGTTGGCCGGTCGAACACGGCGGTCGTGGCGCCACGCTCGCCCAACAGGTCGCCTTCCACGAGGAGTACGCCCGTGCCGGCGGCCCCGCCCGTGTCGGTTACCTGGGTGAGGAACTGCTCGGTCCAACGCTGATTGCCTATGGCACACCGGCGCAACGTCGGCGATTCCTACCCAGGATCCGCGCCGTCGAGGAACTCTGGTGTCAGGGATACTCCGAGCCTGGGGCGGGGTCCGATCTCGCTGCCGTGGCGACCCGAGCCCGACTCGTCGGCGACGAGTGGGTCATCGACGGGCAGAAGGTCTGGACCTCGTTGGCGCATGTGGCGGACTGGTGCTTCCTGCTGGCCCGGACCCACTCCCCGGGCACGAGGCCCCGCCAGGCCGGGCTGTCCTATCTGCTTGTGCCGATGCGGCAACCCGGTGTCACGGTGCGTCCCATCCGTCAGCTGACCGGCACCTCGGAGTTCAACGAGGTGTTCTTTGCCGGCGCGCGTACCTCGCGGGACATGGTTGTCGGTGAGGTCGGCCAGGGATGGCGGGTGGCGATGGGCACCCTGACGTTCGAGCGAGGTGCGGCGACCCTCGGCCAGCAGGTCGGCTTCCAGCGGGAGTTGGACGCACTGGTGTCGCTCGCCCGGCACCGTGGCGTCGCCGGCGAACCCCAGGTTCGGGACACGCTCACTCGAGCCTTCATCGGGCTCTGGGCGCTTCGCGCGCACACCCTCCACACGATGACCGAGGTCGACGGGCAGGGTCCAGGGCAGGGGGCGTCCACGGTGAAGCTGCTCTGGTCGCGGTGGCACCAGCGGCTCGGTGAACTGGCAATGCAGGTGCGCGGTGCTTCCGGGGCGGTCGCCCGGGACGCGCCCTACGACCTGGACGAGTGGCAGCGACTGTTCCTGTTCAGCCGAGCGGACACGATCTACGGAGGGTCGGACGAAATCCAGCGCGGCATCATCGCCGAGCGGGTTCTCGGTCTGCCCCGGCAGGCCCGCGGATGA
- a CDS encoding bifunctional MaoC family dehydratase N-terminal/OB-fold nucleic acid binding domain-containing protein has product MGGGIIVAAERIRAAGAGPPRRARDPVNLPMIRNWLEAMGDDNPVYERTGVAPPAMTQVWTMRGLHPAAEPADPLSAMSAVLDRAGFTSVVATNCEQTYHRYLRHGEQVEVRSRLLDVSGPKRTALGEGWFVTTDSTWYVGEEAVASMTFRILKFRPSSPPTVSDAAAPPVPAVAPEAGPAAVAPDVLRPVVTRDTAFFWAGTAAGELRLQRCGGCGALRHPPGPACPRCGADRRDHVVARGTGEVFSFVVHHHPPVPGRRLPIVVALVELTEGVRMVGEIPGADPAQVRIGAAVQVDFVRVDAELTLPAWRLLP; this is encoded by the coding sequence ATGGGAGGCGGCATCATCGTCGCGGCGGAGCGGATCCGCGCTGCCGGTGCGGGGCCACCGCGACGAGCGCGCGACCCGGTCAACCTGCCCATGATTCGTAACTGGCTGGAGGCGATGGGCGACGACAACCCCGTCTACGAGCGAACCGGTGTGGCGCCCCCAGCCATGACACAGGTGTGGACGATGCGGGGTCTGCATCCGGCCGCGGAGCCCGCCGACCCCCTGTCCGCCATGTCTGCCGTGCTCGACCGGGCCGGGTTCACCTCGGTGGTGGCGACAAATTGCGAGCAGACCTACCACCGGTACCTGCGCCACGGTGAACAGGTCGAGGTGCGCAGCCGGCTGCTGGACGTGAGTGGACCCAAACGAACAGCGCTCGGCGAGGGCTGGTTCGTCACCACCGACAGCACCTGGTACGTCGGCGAGGAAGCAGTGGCCTCGATGACCTTCCGGATTCTGAAGTTCCGACCGTCGAGCCCGCCCACCGTCTCGGACGCCGCGGCGCCGCCGGTTCCGGCGGTGGCACCGGAAGCGGGACCGGCGGCGGTGGCACCGGACGTGCTGAGGCCGGTCGTCACCCGGGACACCGCCTTCTTCTGGGCCGGAACCGCGGCCGGCGAACTGCGTCTGCAACGGTGTGGAGGTTGCGGGGCGCTGCGCCATCCACCCGGGCCGGCCTGCCCACGGTGCGGCGCCGACCGGAGGGACCACGTGGTCGCCCGCGGCACTGGCGAGGTCTTCAGCTTCGTGGTGCACCACCACCCGCCGGTGCCGGGTCGGCGGCTACCGATCGTGGTCGCGTTGGTGGAGTTGACCGAGGGGGTCCGGATGGTGGGCGAGATACCAGGGGCGGACCCGGCGCAGGTGCGGATCGGGGCCGCGGTGCAGGTCGACTTCGTGCGGGTGGATGCCGAGTTGACCCTGCCCGCGTGGCGGCTCCTGCCATGA
- a CDS encoding MaoC/PaaZ C-terminal domain-containing protein, which produces MNTAVGVVLPELRILVTPTFVISTAVATRDFQDVHHDRDQAVRRGSRDIFLNILTTNGLVQRYVTDWAGAGAMVRNVAVRLGTPCYAYDTLVLTGQVTEASSEGCTVAVVGRAGGGDHVTGQVQVGRIQ; this is translated from the coding sequence ATGAACACGGCCGTCGGCGTCGTCCTGCCCGAACTGCGGATCCTGGTCACCCCGACCTTCGTGATCAGCACCGCCGTCGCCACCCGCGACTTCCAGGATGTGCACCACGACCGGGACCAAGCGGTGCGGCGAGGCTCCAGGGACATCTTCCTCAACATTCTGACCACGAACGGACTCGTGCAGCGGTACGTGACCGACTGGGCGGGAGCGGGGGCGATGGTGCGCAACGTCGCCGTCCGGCTCGGTACGCCGTGCTACGCGTACGACACCCTCGTCCTGACCGGTCAGGTGACGGAGGCGTCGTCCGAAGGGTGCACGGTGGCTGTCGTCGGACGGGCCGGCGGCGGCGATCACGTGACCGGGCAGGTTCAGGTCGGGAGGATCCAGTGA
- a CDS encoding lipid-transfer protein, which yields MISRTAAIVGIGATEFSKESGRSELHLAVEAVRAALADAGLAPTDVDGLVTFTMDSTAEVALAREIGAGELCFLSQVGYGGGAACATVQQAALAIGANVARVVVCYRALNERSGRRFGRVSRAALTAPTSAGVDNGWHYPMGLGTPAATVAMVARRYQHVFGASGEDFGRVAVAARRHAATNPRAWFYQRPITLAEHQASRWIAEPLRLLDCCQESDGAVAVVVASTEHAADLPATPAVIAAAAQGSGADQYVMTSYYRDDLTGLPELGVVGRQLWRQSGLVPDDVRVAVLYDHFTPYVLMQLEELGFCPRGEARHFIADGAIELGGRLPVNPHGGQLGEAYIHGMNGIAEAVRQVRGSSANQVAGTGPVVVTAGTGVPTSGLLLVPGG from the coding sequence GTGATCTCGAGAACAGCGGCGATCGTCGGGATCGGCGCGACGGAGTTCTCCAAGGAATCCGGCCGCAGCGAGCTCCACCTGGCAGTGGAGGCGGTGCGGGCGGCCCTCGCCGATGCCGGGTTGGCGCCGACCGACGTCGACGGCCTGGTGACCTTCACCATGGACAGCACCGCCGAGGTCGCCCTGGCCCGGGAGATCGGCGCCGGGGAACTGTGCTTCCTCAGCCAGGTCGGGTACGGCGGCGGCGCGGCCTGCGCCACCGTGCAGCAGGCGGCGTTGGCGATCGGCGCCAACGTGGCCAGGGTCGTGGTGTGCTACCGCGCGCTGAACGAGCGGTCCGGGCGCCGCTTCGGCCGGGTATCCCGGGCCGCCTTGACCGCGCCGACCTCCGCCGGCGTCGACAACGGCTGGCACTACCCGATGGGACTGGGTACCCCGGCCGCCACCGTGGCCATGGTTGCCCGACGCTACCAGCACGTCTTCGGGGCCTCCGGTGAGGACTTCGGCCGGGTGGCGGTGGCAGCCCGCCGGCACGCCGCGACCAACCCACGGGCATGGTTCTACCAACGACCGATCACGCTCGCCGAGCATCAGGCGTCCCGGTGGATCGCCGAGCCACTTCGGTTGTTGGACTGTTGCCAGGAGAGCGACGGAGCGGTCGCCGTGGTGGTGGCCAGCACCGAGCACGCCGCCGACCTGCCGGCGACTCCGGCGGTGATCGCCGCCGCCGCGCAGGGCAGCGGAGCGGACCAGTACGTCATGACCAGCTACTACCGGGACGACCTGACCGGGCTACCGGAGCTCGGTGTGGTCGGGCGGCAGCTGTGGCGGCAGTCGGGTCTCGTCCCCGACGACGTACGGGTCGCTGTGCTGTACGACCACTTCACCCCGTACGTGCTGATGCAACTGGAAGAGCTGGGGTTCTGTCCACGGGGCGAGGCGCGGCACTTCATCGCCGACGGCGCGATCGAGCTGGGCGGTCGTCTCCCGGTCAACCCACACGGTGGACAACTCGGTGAGGCGTACATCCATGGGATGAACGGCATCGCGGAGGCCGTACGGCAGGTTCGGGGCAGTTCGGCCAACCAGGTTGCCGGGACCGGTCCGGTGGTGGTGACCGCGGGCACCGGCGTGCCGACCAGCGGCCTTCTGCTCGTGCCCGGCGGCTGA